Proteins encoded by one window of Ulvibacter sp. MAR_2010_11:
- a CDS encoding helix-turn-helix domain-containing protein, which translates to MFSDTGNSVLIQGITSEELLQSIGQMIDVKLSELKKHSETPKCFSIQELAKASPVCEQTIRNWIISGRLKAKKIGRRIFIEEEDFQNSLSDVKSLKYKR; encoded by the coding sequence ATGTTTAGTGATACAGGAAATTCAGTTTTGATTCAAGGAATTACTTCTGAAGAACTATTGCAGTCAATTGGACAAATGATTGATGTAAAGTTGTCTGAATTAAAAAAGCATAGCGAAACACCAAAATGTTTTTCAATACAGGAACTGGCGAAAGCAAGCCCGGTTTGTGAACAAACTATCAGAAACTGGATAATTTCAGGACGCTTAAAAGCCAAGAAGATAGGCAGACGCATTTTTATTGAAGAAGAAGACTTTCAAAACTCACTTTCCGATGTCAAATCATTGAAATACAAAAGATAG
- a CDS encoding thioredoxin family protein — translation MKTKSISIVLFFALIGVAIFSSFNTPASDVIKGYGIGDEATDFSLKNVDGKTVSLSDYKDAKGYIIIFTCNTCPYAVASEDRIIALDKEFKPKGYPVIAINPNNPDVQPDDTFELMQQKAKAKGFTFPYLYDESQSVYAKYGATKTPHVYLLQKEKGKNIVKYIGAIDDNVRSADAVKDRFLANAIGELMAGKEVSVKETKAIGCSVKQ, via the coding sequence ATGAAAACAAAATCCATTAGTATAGTATTATTTTTCGCCCTTATAGGAGTAGCAATTTTCAGTAGTTTTAATACACCCGCTTCTGATGTAATCAAAGGTTACGGAATAGGGGATGAAGCAACCGACTTTTCCTTAAAAAATGTTGACGGGAAAACGGTATCACTTTCAGACTATAAAGATGCCAAGGGGTATATAATTATTTTTACCTGCAATACCTGCCCGTATGCTGTTGCCAGTGAAGATAGAATTATCGCCTTAGATAAAGAATTCAAACCGAAAGGGTATCCTGTAATTGCAATTAATCCAAACAATCCGGATGTACAGCCGGACGACACCTTCGAGTTAATGCAGCAAAAAGCAAAAGCCAAAGGTTTTACATTTCCGTATTTGTACGATGAAAGTCAGTCTGTATATGCAAAATATGGAGCCACCAAGACACCGCATGTCTATTTATTGCAAAAAGAAAAAGGCAAGAATATCGTAAAATATATTGGAGCCATAGACGATAATGTAAGAAGTGCGGATGCTGTTAAAGATCGTTTTCTGGCAAATGCCATCGGCGAGTTAATGGCAGGAAAAGAAGTGTCGGTAAAAGAAACCAAGGCAATTGGGTGTTCAGTCAAACAATAA
- the trpC gene encoding indole-3-glycerol phosphate synthase TrpC, whose protein sequence is MTILDKIIAYKHKEVAARKKAFPIATLEHSTLFRRETTSLAEAIKNSSTGIIAEHKRRSPSKSVINEHVFIDEVAKGYEDAGVCGISVLTDTNFFGGSLDDFLVARSVVKLPLLRKEFIIDPYQIYEAKAYGADAILLIAAVLDPHQLNTFSTLAKNLQLDVLLEVHNVEELEKSILPTVDMIGVNNRNLKTFEVSLERSKELSTLIPSNFVKISESGISAPEAIHALRQHGYQGFLMGENFMKHANPEQSAGEFIKSLQ, encoded by the coding sequence ATGACAATCCTCGACAAAATAATAGCTTACAAACACAAGGAAGTTGCGGCAAGAAAAAAGGCCTTTCCTATCGCAACTTTGGAGCATTCTACACTATTTCGCAGAGAGACAACTTCACTGGCCGAAGCGATAAAGAATTCATCCACAGGCATCATTGCCGAACATAAAAGACGTTCTCCCAGCAAATCGGTTATCAACGAGCATGTTTTTATAGACGAAGTTGCAAAAGGATACGAAGACGCGGGTGTTTGCGGCATTTCGGTGTTAACAGATACCAACTTTTTTGGAGGCTCCTTGGACGATTTTCTGGTTGCTCGTTCAGTTGTGAAGTTACCTTTATTGCGGAAAGAATTTATAATCGATCCCTACCAAATTTACGAAGCCAAAGCCTACGGGGCCGACGCTATTCTATTGATCGCTGCTGTGTTAGATCCTCATCAACTAAATACATTTTCCACATTGGCAAAAAATCTCCAACTCGATGTTTTATTGGAAGTTCACAATGTAGAAGAGCTCGAAAAATCCATTTTACCTACTGTAGATATGATAGGTGTTAATAACCGAAATCTAAAAACGTTCGAAGTCTCTTTGGAAAGAAGTAAAGAACTTTCGACGCTCATTCCGTCAAATTTTGTAAAAATTTCTGAATCCGGTATCAGTGCTCCCGAAGCAATCCACGCTCTAAGACAACACGGGTACCAGGGTTTTCTTATGGGTGAAAATTTTATGAAGCATGCCAATCCGGAGCAAAGCGCGGGAGAATTTATCAAATCATTACAATGA
- a CDS encoding NAD(P)-dependent oxidoreductase has protein sequence MTFAIIKERKNPPDRRVVFSPEKCQEVIQQFPDAKIIVEASNVRIFPDDAYRKAGFEVKEDISEADVMLGVKEVPIDALIPNKKYFFFSHTIKKQPYNKKLLQAVLEKRIELFDHETIVTQDKHRLIGFGRYAGLVGAYNAFRALGLRDGLFLLPKVETLADLEAVKEQLDKITLPDNLRIILSGTGKVANGAREILDHLKIREVQDTDYLSLTFSEPVYCLIDVMEYTKRKDGKEGDKFEFYDDPSEYESDFMKYAEKSNMFIAGHFYGNGAPYLFTRNDAKQPNFNINLVADISCDVDGPVASTLRASTIADPFYGYDPKTESETSFNKPDAITVMAVDNLPCELPKDASEGFGDMFLEHVIPSFFNNDAMGILQRAQMTTSEGNLTPRFAYLQDYVSQ, from the coding sequence ATCACCTTCGCAATTATAAAAGAACGTAAAAATCCACCCGACCGGCGTGTCGTTTTTTCACCCGAAAAGTGTCAGGAAGTCATACAACAATTCCCCGATGCCAAAATTATCGTGGAAGCTTCAAACGTGCGTATATTTCCCGATGATGCCTATCGTAAGGCCGGATTTGAAGTTAAGGAGGATATTTCGGAGGCCGATGTAATGCTGGGGGTAAAAGAAGTTCCCATCGATGCACTTATTCCGAATAAAAAATACTTTTTTTTCAGCCATACCATCAAAAAACAACCTTATAACAAGAAGTTACTACAAGCAGTTCTCGAAAAGAGGATTGAACTTTTTGATCACGAAACCATTGTTACTCAAGACAAACACAGACTTATTGGCTTTGGTCGGTACGCCGGCTTGGTAGGTGCCTACAATGCATTTCGGGCTTTGGGACTAAGAGATGGATTATTCCTATTGCCAAAAGTAGAGACATTGGCCGATTTGGAAGCTGTAAAAGAACAACTGGATAAAATTACACTTCCGGACAATCTGCGAATCATACTTTCCGGCACCGGAAAGGTAGCGAATGGCGCTAGGGAGATTCTGGATCATTTAAAAATACGCGAAGTGCAGGATACCGACTATTTGTCACTAACATTTTCAGAACCTGTCTATTGTCTCATTGACGTTATGGAATATACCAAACGCAAGGATGGGAAGGAAGGGGACAAATTTGAATTTTATGACGATCCTTCAGAGTATGAAAGTGACTTTATGAAATATGCAGAAAAAAGCAATATGTTTATTGCCGGTCATTTCTACGGGAATGGTGCACCCTATCTCTTTACAAGGAATGACGCAAAGCAGCCTAACTTTAATATCAATTTGGTCGCCGATATTTCATGCGATGTAGATGGTCCTGTGGCCAGTACATTGCGAGCTTCAACTATTGCCGATCCCTTTTACGGCTACGACCCGAAAACTGAATCTGAGACCAGTTTTAATAAACCCGATGCCATCACTGTAATGGCGGTGGATAATTTGCCTTGCGAATTGCCAAAAGATGCCAGTGAAGGTTTTGGCGATATGTTTTTAGAGCATGTAATTCCTTCATTTTTTAATAATGATGCCATGGGTATTCTGCAACGTGCCCAAATGACGACTTCTGAAGGAAATCTTACCCCAAGGTTTGCCTATTTACAGGATTATGTAAGTCAGTGA
- a CDS encoding rhodanese-like domain-containing protein produces MKKITYILILLVTFQGCKETTEKDTSEIASEASVASESQVILKILSPQEFEAKIGLDSLSQLVDVRTVEEYNDGHLSFATNYSITDEDFQKNAVSLVKERPVYVYCKSGGRSARASKLLVDLGFTQVYDLQGGITAWQAAGLPVVK; encoded by the coding sequence ATGAAAAAAATCACCTATATCCTTATACTTTTGGTCACCTTTCAAGGCTGTAAAGAAACAACCGAAAAAGACACTTCCGAAATCGCCTCTGAAGCTTCTGTTGCTTCAGAATCGCAAGTGATATTAAAAATACTATCTCCTCAAGAATTTGAAGCGAAGATTGGACTGGATTCCTTGTCTCAATTGGTGGATGTTCGAACCGTTGAAGAGTATAATGATGGTCATTTAAGTTTCGCCACAAATTATAGTATCACCGACGAAGACTTTCAGAAAAATGCAGTATCGCTAGTGAAAGAAAGGCCCGTCTATGTGTATTGCAAAAGTGGAGGCCGTAGTGCCAGAGCATCCAAACTATTAGTTGATTTGGGGTTCACACAAGTTTATGATCTTCAAGGCGGTATCACCGCATGGCAAGCTGCCGGCTTACCGGTAGTAAAATAG
- a CDS encoding anthranilate synthase component I family protein, producing MKYTLTTYSKKLLADTLTPVSVYLRLRDKFPNSLLLESSDYHANDNSFSYICCNPIASISIENEIITQNFPDGTTTHIEITPTIDVSSIIEQFASSFISEKNSFKFINNGLFGYMAYDAVRYFENINIAKKPNNLGLPDIYYAVYQNIIAINHFNNEAYIFAHCYTSENNIPQIEQILKSKKYSEYPFRRNSTRTTNLEDDDFKKLVRTCKEHCKRGDVFQIVPSKRFSQGFTGDEFNVYRSLRSINPSPYLFYFDYGKFKIFGSSPEAQLVVKGDLAEIHPIAGTFKRTGNDEQDAALAKELSADEKENSEHVMLVDLARNDLSRHGKNVTVETYREVQFFSHVIHLVSKVTAKKNPKTPTMQIVADTFPAGTLSGAPKHNAMQLLEKYENRSREFYGGAIGFMDFTGNFNHAIIIRSFVSKDHQLHYQAGAGIVSGSDETKELEEVYNKLGALTKALELAEQL from the coding sequence ATGAAATACACACTTACAACTTACTCTAAAAAATTATTAGCCGATACGCTTACACCCGTTTCCGTATACCTTCGGTTACGCGATAAATTCCCAAACAGCCTCCTTCTGGAAAGCAGCGATTATCACGCCAACGACAATAGTTTCAGTTACATATGCTGCAACCCCATTGCTTCCATTTCTATAGAAAATGAAATCATTACTCAAAATTTTCCGGATGGGACGACTACCCATATCGAAATTACGCCAACAATAGATGTTTCTTCAATTATCGAACAATTTGCCTCATCTTTTATTTCAGAAAAAAATTCATTTAAATTTATTAATAACGGGCTCTTTGGCTATATGGCCTACGATGCAGTGCGCTACTTTGAAAATATCAACATTGCAAAAAAACCAAATAACTTAGGCTTGCCCGATATATATTATGCAGTCTACCAAAATATCATAGCCATCAATCATTTTAACAATGAAGCCTATATTTTTGCGCATTGTTATACTTCCGAAAATAATATTCCGCAAATTGAACAAATCTTAAAATCTAAGAAGTATTCCGAATATCCCTTCCGTAGAAACAGTACCCGCACTACAAATTTGGAAGATGACGATTTTAAAAAATTAGTGCGTACCTGCAAAGAGCATTGTAAGCGTGGTGATGTATTTCAAATTGTACCAAGCAAGCGATTTTCACAAGGATTTACGGGAGACGAATTTAATGTGTATCGCTCATTGCGAAGCATCAATCCATCCCCCTATTTGTTTTATTTCGACTACGGAAAATTCAAAATATTTGGCAGCTCTCCCGAAGCACAACTGGTGGTTAAGGGAGATCTTGCCGAAATTCATCCTATCGCCGGCACTTTTAAACGTACCGGTAACGACGAACAGGATGCTGCTTTGGCAAAGGAACTTTCGGCCGATGAAAAAGAAAACAGTGAACATGTGATGCTGGTGGATCTGGCGCGAAACGATTTAAGTCGACATGGAAAAAATGTCACTGTAGAAACCTACCGTGAAGTTCAATTTTTTTCGCATGTAATTCACCTGGTAAGCAAGGTAACTGCCAAAAAAAATCCTAAAACGCCTACCATGCAAATAGTGGCCGACACCTTCCCTGCAGGAACCTTAAGCGGTGCTCCAAAACACAATGCCATGCAATTGCTGGAAAAATACGAAAACAGAAGTCGGGAATTTTATGGCGGAGCTATTGGTTTTATGGATTTTACCGGGAATTTTAATCATGCAATCATCATTCGTTCCTTTGTAAGCAAAGATCATCAGTTGCATTACCAGGCCGGTGCCGGGATCGTGTCGGGCAGCGATGAAACAAAAGAATTGGAAGAGGTTTATAATAAATTAGGTGCCTTAACAAAGGCGCTGGAACTCGCAGAACAATTATAG
- a CDS encoding helix-turn-helix domain-containing protein has product MEILRLKDILKSKGITGKDLAEKVDVTPASISNIVQGNSFPKPELLLKISDVLDVDVRELFFPTKDFTPLNGFIEINNEVHRVKSLDDLKRIINIISPTK; this is encoded by the coding sequence ATGGAGATTTTACGATTGAAGGACATCTTAAAAAGCAAAGGGATAACTGGCAAGGATTTAGCCGAAAAGGTTGATGTCACACCTGCAAGTATCTCGAATATTGTACAAGGAAACAGCTTTCCAAAGCCTGAACTACTTCTGAAAATATCAGATGTGTTAGACGTGGATGTGAGAGAACTATTTTTTCCCACAAAAGATTTCACCCCACTAAATGGATTTATTGAAATTAATAATGAAGTACATAGAGTGAAATCCCTTGATGATTTAAAAAGAATAATTAACATTATTTCACCAACTAAATGA
- a CDS encoding TlpA disulfide reductase family protein — translation MKYILGIVTCCLLTFCGNNNSDTTATETVTSDANNTKETAKQQGKIPMYSFNELQPLLSKDNDTTYVVNFWATWCKPCIKEMPYFEKLNSDYAKDKVKVVFVSLDFPDKLETQVIPFIEKNNIKSQVVLLDDTDANTWIPKVSSTWEGSIPATLIYNSATRHFFERSFTYEELEKELKNVL, via the coding sequence ATGAAATATATTTTAGGAATTGTAACGTGTTGCCTTCTTACCTTCTGCGGAAATAACAATTCCGATACTACAGCAACCGAAACTGTGACTTCTGACGCAAACAACACAAAGGAAACTGCAAAACAGCAAGGGAAGATTCCAATGTATAGTTTTAATGAGTTACAGCCTTTACTTTCAAAAGATAATGACACTACCTATGTGGTAAATTTTTGGGCAACCTGGTGTAAGCCCTGTATTAAAGAAATGCCGTATTTCGAAAAATTAAATAGTGATTATGCAAAAGACAAAGTAAAAGTTGTTTTTGTGAGTCTTGATTTTCCTGATAAACTGGAAACTCAGGTGATTCCATTTATTGAGAAAAACAATATCAAGTCACAGGTTGTATTATTGGATGATACAGATGCCAATACATGGATTCCGAAGGTTTCTTCCACTTGGGAAGGATCGATTCCTGCAACATTAATTTACAATAGCGCCACCAGACATTTCTTTGAGCGCTCATTTACGTATGAAGAACTAGAAAAAGAACTAAAAAACGTTTTATAA
- a CDS encoding tyrosine-type recombinase/integrase, whose translation MTSTFYLKHPKSKTETLILFSCYFKKEGKKFVYSTGENIRPLHWEQSHKSPKLRGKNKAVESSVIITQLNRYEDCFKAIRGRCIEMREDFTSQILKKAFDEVFKKAPTGKNIFFEAYDDFMADKIMNQEWTASTVKRYTNIKNILIDFEKDRNYKLTFSAITGKFYSEFTDYCMNFKGHINNTYSRNIGLLKTFMHWSLKNGFTYNEDFKEFKKKERVITNQIALKKNDIEAIMQLQFESSRLEHIRDVFVFACVTGMRFGELKLITRNSIIENTLHLKEEKGSEKEQRTIPINDIAMYLLRKYDFSLPIISLQKHNKYIKEVFKAAGYVQNVEKASTRGKEVIRETMPFYERTSSHTARRTFITMMKREGKSDKLIMKITGQKDIKTLNQYYQVEDEEKKEAVDEVFNIGIPLIRKID comes from the coding sequence ATGACTTCAACCTTCTATTTAAAGCACCCAAAAAGTAAAACCGAAACCCTCATTTTGTTTTCCTGTTATTTCAAAAAGGAAGGCAAAAAGTTTGTTTATTCCACTGGTGAAAATATACGCCCATTGCATTGGGAGCAATCACATAAAAGCCCAAAACTAAGAGGTAAAAACAAGGCAGTGGAATCAAGTGTTATAATAACACAATTGAATCGCTACGAAGACTGCTTCAAGGCAATTCGAGGACGTTGTATCGAAATGCGTGAGGACTTCACATCACAGATACTGAAAAAGGCATTTGATGAGGTATTCAAGAAGGCTCCAACCGGAAAGAACATATTTTTTGAAGCATACGATGATTTTATGGCTGATAAAATAATGAATCAGGAATGGACAGCTTCGACAGTAAAAAGATATACTAATATCAAGAATATCCTTATTGATTTTGAAAAGGACAGAAACTACAAGCTAACATTCAGTGCCATCACAGGCAAGTTTTATTCAGAGTTTACGGACTATTGTATGAACTTCAAAGGACATATAAACAATACCTATTCACGAAACATTGGACTTTTAAAAACTTTTATGCATTGGTCATTGAAAAATGGATTCACCTATAATGAAGACTTCAAAGAGTTCAAGAAAAAGGAAAGGGTAATTACTAATCAAATAGCCCTGAAGAAGAATGATATTGAAGCAATAATGCAACTACAGTTTGAATCGAGTCGACTGGAACACATCAGAGATGTTTTTGTATTTGCTTGTGTCACTGGAATGAGGTTTGGAGAACTCAAGTTAATAACGAGGAATAGCATAATAGAAAATACACTTCACTTAAAGGAAGAAAAGGGTTCCGAGAAAGAACAACGGACTATTCCCATCAACGATATAGCGATGTATCTACTTCGTAAGTATGATTTCTCACTTCCAATTATATCTTTACAGAAACATAATAAATATATCAAAGAGGTTTTCAAGGCAGCCGGTTATGTTCAAAATGTTGAGAAGGCTTCTACAAGAGGAAAAGAAGTGATAAGAGAAACTATGCCTTTCTATGAGCGCACTTCGAGTCATACTGCCCGCAGAACTTTTATCACTATGATGAAAAGAGAAGGAAAAAGCGACAAATTGATAATGAAGATTACAGGTCAAAAAGACATTAAGACACTAAATCAATACTATCAGGTCGAAGATGAAGAAAAGAAAGAAGCTGTAGACGAGGTCTTTAACATCGGCATTCCTTTGATTAGAAAGATAGATTAG
- a CDS encoding aminodeoxychorismate/anthranilate synthase component II has translation MKIVVIDNYDSFVYNLVHYLEELDCEVTVLRNDRFSLEELAAYDKILLSPGPGIPDEAGLLKKVIEQYAASKSILGVCLGQQAIGEVFGGSLENLSEVFHGVATKATILVNDEPLFKDLENEIEIGRYHSWVVSRTNFPDVLEITSVDANGQIMSLRHTIYDVRGVQFHPESVLTPKGKQIIKNWIES, from the coding sequence ATGAAAATAGTAGTGATTGATAATTACGACAGTTTTGTGTACAATCTGGTACACTACCTTGAAGAGCTGGACTGTGAGGTTACCGTGCTTCGAAACGACAGGTTTTCTTTAGAGGAATTAGCCGCATACGATAAAATTTTACTATCCCCGGGTCCGGGAATCCCCGATGAAGCAGGATTGCTTAAAAAGGTAATTGAGCAATACGCAGCTTCTAAAAGCATATTGGGGGTGTGTTTGGGGCAACAGGCCATTGGTGAAGTTTTTGGCGGAAGTCTTGAAAACCTTAGTGAGGTATTTCACGGTGTGGCTACAAAAGCAACCATCCTGGTAAACGACGAGCCTCTTTTTAAAGACTTGGAAAATGAAATTGAAATAGGTCGCTATCATTCATGGGTGGTTTCCCGAACTAATTTTCCCGATGTTTTGGAAATCACTTCGGTGGATGCTAACGGACAAATTATGTCGCTTCGACATACGATATACGATGTCCGCGGGGTACAATTTCACCCCGAAAGTGTACTTACGCCAAAAGGGAAACAAATTATAAAAAACTGGATCGAAAGCTAA
- a CDS encoding YceI family protein yields MKKAVKSLVIIAAVVVSTPTVSNAQSTKKDVKESSITWKGKKILGSHTGTIDLKEGHLEMDGTKLTGGIFVVNMTTIVDTDLEGSSKTKLENHLRSADFFDVENHPTSTLTIKNATLNGNTYEVNADLTIKGITKPVVFDLEMGASGARASVKVDRTKYDIRFGSGNFADSLADNTISNNFELDVILKF; encoded by the coding sequence ATGAAAAAAGCAGTAAAATCATTAGTAATAATAGCAGCAGTAGTCGTAAGTACCCCAACGGTGTCCAACGCACAAAGCACTAAAAAAGACGTAAAAGAAAGTTCCATCACGTGGAAAGGAAAGAAAATTCTTGGTTCACATACCGGAACAATCGACCTTAAAGAAGGCCATCTTGAAATGGACGGAACAAAACTAACGGGAGGGATATTTGTGGTAAACATGACTACTATTGTGGATACAGATCTTGAAGGTAGTTCAAAAACCAAGCTGGAAAACCATTTACGCAGTGCCGACTTTTTTGATGTAGAAAATCATCCCACTTCTACCCTTACAATTAAAAATGCCACACTAAATGGCAATACCTATGAAGTGAATGCAGATTTAACCATTAAGGGAATCACCAAACCCGTTGTTTTCGATCTCGAAATGGGAGCCAGTGGCGCCAGAGCAAGTGTAAAAGTGGATCGCACCAAATACGACATCCGATTTGGATCCGGAAATTTTGCGGATAGTTTGGCGGACAATACGATCTCGAATAATTTTGAATTAGATGTCATTCTAAAATTTTAA
- a CDS encoding MarR family winged helix-turn-helix transcriptional regulator has product MTTKTIDDTIKSIHKMAISTKTVVNLMYTSRIIEEVITGMLKPFDLTMQQYNVLRILRGQKGNPANLSTIQERMIDRSSNTTRLVDKLIQKGWVKRQVCENNRRKVEIFITSEGLDILKVLDPVTEQNNKQMLRNLSEDQLETLNHLLDTLRTT; this is encoded by the coding sequence ATGACAACTAAAACGATAGACGATACAATTAAGTCCATTCATAAAATGGCAATTAGCACTAAAACAGTGGTAAATCTCATGTATACCTCGCGTATTATTGAAGAAGTAATCACCGGAATGCTAAAGCCGTTTGACTTAACCATGCAACAATACAATGTATTGCGCATTTTAAGGGGTCAAAAAGGAAACCCCGCTAACCTTTCGACCATTCAGGAACGAATGATCGATAGAAGCAGTAATACCACACGTTTGGTAGATAAGCTCATACAAAAAGGTTGGGTGAAGAGACAAGTTTGCGAAAATAACCGCCGTAAAGTTGAAATATTTATTACTTCAGAAGGCTTAGATATTCTGAAAGTATTAGACCCTGTTACCGAACAAAATAATAAACAGATGTTACGAAATCTTTCCGAAGACCAACTGGAAACATTGAATCATCTTTTAGATACATTAAGAACAACATAA
- a CDS encoding rhodanese-like domain-containing protein — MDLSQSQWREQLSNDDNAVILDVRTEEEVNEGHIPNMKHLDIYNAGAFMEKAQQMDTSKNYYVYCRSGGRSAQACAILNSLGYKNTFNLLGGFSEWEGERTV, encoded by the coding sequence ATGGACTTATCACAATCCCAATGGAGAGAGCAACTTTCCAACGACGATAACGCAGTAATTCTGGATGTACGCACCGAAGAGGAAGTAAACGAAGGACACATTCCCAATATGAAGCACTTAGACATTTACAATGCCGGTGCTTTTATGGAAAAAGCACAACAAATGGATACTTCAAAAAATTACTATGTCTACTGCCGTTCAGGAGGTAGAAGCGCTCAAGCCTGTGCTATTCTCAATTCTTTGGGATATAAAAACACCTTCAATCTACTAGGGGGCTTTTCGGAATGGGAAGGCGAACGCACCGTTTAA
- the trpD gene encoding anthranilate phosphoribosyltransferase yields MKHILNRLINQEQLSKEEARHVLVAISEGKYNQSQIAAFLTVYMMRSVSLEELAGFRDAMLDLCVAVDVRDYNTIDLCGTGGDGKNTFNISTLASFVTAGAGVQVTKHGNYGVSSVSGSSNVMESLGIKFSNDKDFLKRCLDEAGICVLHAPLFHPAMKNVAPIRLELGVKTFFNMLGPMVNPAFPKNQLVGVFDLELARMYGYLYQNSEKNYAVVHAMDGYDEISLTGAAKVISKASETIVHPKDFGVSQINQSEIYGGETVKDSAAIFMNILEGKGAEAQNNVVCANAGLAISVATGCSITNGFEKASQSLMSGEALQSLQKLQQLSQNI; encoded by the coding sequence ATGAAACATATTTTAAACAGACTCATTAATCAGGAGCAACTTTCAAAAGAAGAGGCACGACATGTACTTGTTGCTATTTCTGAAGGTAAATACAATCAGAGTCAGATTGCCGCCTTTCTTACTGTCTATATGATGCGCAGTGTTTCTTTGGAGGAATTGGCCGGATTTAGAGATGCCATGCTGGATTTGTGTGTCGCAGTCGATGTAAGGGACTACAATACCATCGATTTATGTGGAACGGGAGGCGATGGTAAAAATACGTTCAATATTTCTACCTTAGCTTCCTTTGTAACCGCCGGAGCAGGTGTGCAAGTTACCAAACACGGTAATTACGGCGTATCTTCAGTAAGTGGTAGTAGTAATGTGATGGAATCCCTCGGAATAAAATTCAGCAACGACAAAGACTTTTTAAAGCGTTGTCTGGACGAAGCCGGAATCTGTGTTTTACATGCTCCTCTATTCCATCCTGCCATGAAAAATGTAGCACCCATACGGCTTGAGTTGGGAGTAAAAACCTTTTTCAACATGCTGGGACCTATGGTGAATCCCGCTTTTCCTAAAAATCAATTGGTAGGTGTGTTCGATCTCGAATTGGCAAGAATGTACGGCTATCTATATCAAAATAGCGAGAAAAATTACGCCGTCGTACACGCTATGGACGGATATGACGAGATTTCTTTGACAGGCGCTGCCAAAGTAATTTCAAAAGCTTCAGAAACAATAGTACATCCCAAGGATTTTGGTGTATCTCAAATTAATCAATCGGAAATTTACGGTGGGGAAACTGTAAAAGATTCCGCAGCCATATTTATGAATATCCTGGAAGGAAAGGGTGCCGAAGCACAAAACAATGTGGTCTGTGCCAATGCCGGCCTGGCAATTTCGGTGGCAACAGGATGTAGTATAACTAACGGTTTCGAAAAAGCCTCGCAATCACTCATGTCCGGTGAGGCACTTCAATCATTGCAAAAATTGCAGCAATTAAGTCAAAACATATGA